TCTCGCCGGCCAGCCGGGTGGGGCCACTCAATGGCAGGAAGCGGAGCCATCAATATTTACTCTGCAAGTAGGGCAGTGGAGGAGTCGACAGGCCTGGAGTCGGGTAGCCAGCGCCACAGGCAGTCTcagcacaaatacacaaacactttgCCGCCTCCTTCCCATAAgcccccttttcccctcccgATGCAATTACAACGCAGGCAGACAGGCTGGGCCCTCAGCTGTTGTTTTTGACCTCATAGCTTCCTCCTCAGAGTCCACGCTTTAACCACCACTCGACTCCTCATAGACACTGTTAGGTTACAGTCtgttcattttaatcaaatagCTGTTATTGGTTCCCTGTGTTCCCAAAATGTCCCATATCAAGTCTTTGATTTTTCCCATTATGACAGCTCCTAATTAAGTGAAACATTCTTTTATAATGTGATATTAAGATCTCAATAATAgttatttattcttttgttcCTGAATCACAGAGATGGGAAGTTCTGCTGTGCTTACAGTGGTGCTGCTCGGGGCGTTTCTGTGGATCTCTGCTGTCCATGCAGGTGAGTTTACGATCGGAAGTAGAACATGTTTACTGTCATACAGGGCATtaactttgttttattgaataaacGCTCCTTAAAAGGACGTTTTGATTCTGACATTAAATCCTTAGACTACAATAAAAAAGCCTCGCTAGCACGGACAAAGTCTGTGTGTATGCAGCTTTTTGTTCTTTGTGCGGGCTGGATAAACAAAACAGACTGTATGGCTCTCACCGATCCTCCTGCATCAAACAATAGGTGACTGTTTTAGgcaaacaagctcagacaaGCTGAGTGCACCTTCCCCTTCATAATGcaaagtcaaaataaataagTGGCAGGTGAAGATATTTCAGTATCAACTCAAGTAATGTTAGACCAAACCACAGCTAAAATGTGCAGGAATATTTTTGCTTACATTTGTCAGGTGGTTGGGCAGCTTTGAGTATTTCTGACTTCTAATGGTCAGAAAATACAGCTTTAAAGATGTTTAACAATTAGTCTGTTTAGAGTTTGTGATGTACAGCCTGCTTTGTGGTTAAATGGCCTTTCTGGAGAGGTCTATGGACATGAAAAGTATCACTTTGAACATCACACCTTCATTGGTTAAACACAGAGCCTTTGATATCCATGTGACATTTCGTGGTTGCCAGGAAATTCCATTTACGTTGTTCTTTCTATTACCAAAGGGGTTTTCCCTTAAGGAAGTCAAGGTATCTTTAGCACTACAATGTATCTTTTTTCCCCTCTAATGTTTGATTAATGATTTGTGTTACTTCTGTGTTATTCCTCCATCAACCAGTATCTAATGACTCAAAGGCCTTTCTGTTAACactgtctgtgttcttccttGTGCTTTAGATGAAGATGGGAAGCATCTGTGTAGATGCAAGAATGAAAAAGGCACATGTGTGAATGGAACTTGCAGAGGCGACTACTGCTTCTACTCCTGGTTGAATAACCGAGAGGATTTTGGCTGTTTCCCCAAAAACTATTACAGAGAGCAGTGTTACGCCGCTTTGGAACGCTTATATATGTCCTGCTGCAGAGGGAATTATTGCAACGCCTATTTCACACCACCTCCAATGATAAGTCAGTACCCAAAGCCTTTTCTTTGCAATATTTTAACACTATTTTTAACATCACATAAATTCATGTGACCACTGTGGAACTGAGCCGCCTACAGTTCAGTGCACATCCTGCATTGCTTTGTACTGAAGGGATTCAAAGCATCACTCTAGATAGCAGCTGGTTCCCCCTTGTGGCCAGTAAGAGCAAAATTGAAACCCTCCTAATTTGGACAGATGCTGTATTGAATGTCATGTTGTATTGacgcattttttaaattttatctAAGAAATGAAAACCTCCCGTCCTCAATTTGTTGAAATATTCTCAACTAGCTCCATAAACTCAAAATTGCCTGTTTGTGCGCGAATGGGTTTGTGTGATCCAGATGGAGAGTCAGAAAATACATCTCGCCCGGAGCTGTGGATCACGTTGTCTTTGCTCCTGTTGATCACGACTGCCAGCGTGTGTGGCCTGGTGCTGTTCCTGCGCTTCCGCCGTGCACACGGTAGACTGAAAAATCTTGAAGACCATGATGTCACCATGCTCAAGGTCCCAAATGGAGATGACCCCACATACAACGTAAGAGACCTTTTGAAGTCAGACACAATCACAATATGTTTAAGGTTTTGAGTTCTCAAACTCTGATTATTTCTGTTTCAGTCTCAGGATATCTTTGATGAGTTTTGTACATCAGGGAGTGGGACAGGACTGCCCTATCTGGTCCAAAGGACTATGGCCAGACAGATCTCACTGGTCCAGTGTGTCGGTCAGTCTCCTTTTTTTATCCCTGCTACTCTTCCTTGCCCAGTCTTGTTTATGGCTATTCAGTTGTGACATTGTGTTCGCAGGTAAAGGCAGGTATGGCGAGGTGTGGAGGGGAACTTGGATGGGGGAGAGTGTGGCTGTCAAGATCTTTTCCTCTAGGGACGAGCAGTCCTGgttcagagagacagagatctACAACACTGTACAGCTCCGACACGACAACATCCTGGGTAAGGCGGCATTTGGCAGttccaaaaaatgttgttttgtcatACTATTTTCTAGGGTAGGGTTATTTGACAAAAGCATCAGCCAAGAGACTGACGTTAAATTAACCATGTCCTATTCTGTCGGTAGGTTTTATAGCCTCTGACATGACATCCAAGAACTCCAGCACCCAGCTGTGGCTCGTCACCCACTTTCATGAGCTGGGTTCACTCTATGACTTCCTGCAGTACAGCAGCTTGGAGCCTGAGAGCTGCCTGAGGATGTGCCTGTCTGTGGCCTGCGGTCTGGTCCACCTGCACACTGAGATTGTCAGCGCACAGGAAAAACCAGCTATCGCCCACAGAGACCTGAAAAGCCGAAATATCCTGGTAAAGCGGAATGGGCAGTGCTGCATCGCTGACTTAGGTGGGTTTTGTGCAGAAAAAGGACAGCAAAATCACAATAAATCCTATAGAATCCATGTCCAACTTCTGCTGACGGTTGGGAATAAAAGACAGCTGCTTTATGTTGATTTTGATtagatttataaaataaaatgtgtattatttgtgcCTACCCTCCTCAGGTTTGTCTGTGATACACTCTCAGTCTCATGACTACCTCGATGTGGGAAACAACCCTCGTGTTGGTACCAAGCGCTACATGGCCCCTGAAGTCCTGGATGAGACTATTCGTATGGACATTTTCGAGTCCTACAAGCAAACTGATATCTGGGCCCTGGGCCTGGTCTTCTGGGAAATTAGCCGCAGGACCATTGTCAATGGTAAGGAGACAACCAACTGTCGGAATGTTTTGCCTTTACAGTCATCTAGAGAGATATAAATGGATTATAGTACCATGACACACAGTATTTGTATTATACATGTACCTTTAAAGGTTGAGGCTGCTCAGGgatatcatgtgtttttttctgtcatatCTGTCTGACTCTGTGTACATAAGAAGCAGTAAGTCTCATGTCTCTCAGCACTCTAATGTTTTCCtactctgtgtctgtctctacTATCCTCTGTCATGATTAGCACTGCAGTAATTATAAACAGTCTTATCTGGTGTCAGCACTCAATTGTACATAGTCCAGATGCTCACGCACACAATTTGTAGATGCAAGCATGCATCCATGTTAAGacgactgcacacacacatagggacAAACATAAAGaacattatgtgtgtgtatgtgcatgtatagagacaaatacacacacatacacacacagcaggcatTGCAGATATCCTACCAAGTGAAGTCGCCAGGGAATTGATATCTTTCCCTGCTCTCCAGTTTAGTCAAACATGCTTTACAAAACTCCCACTACAGATAATCACAATTTCCAAGTGTGCATGAAAATCTATTTATATGGTGAAAATCTATCCAGAGGTTTAAAagttagtttgtttttaaaactttactAGAGTCACTTACTGAATCCCACAACAAAGAAAGTTGCGTTTGTTGTTCTGCTCATTTGGAAAAAGAACAGCACACtgagtgttgtttttgtctctctATTGGATTGTTTTAGGGATTGTGGAGGAGTACCGCCCTCCCTTCTTTGACCTGGTGCCTGTAGATCCCAGCTTTGAGGAGATGAAGAAAGTGGTGTGTGTGGATCAGCAGAGGCCCAGTCTCCACAACAGGCTCCATTCCCATCCTGTAAGCCATCTGATGAAACTTGCACGCATTTCCACGGGTGCACTTATTTATTATGGGGCTGCGAAAATCTACGCACAAGTTATCACATCTGGCTTTGTCTTTAGTGGGAAAGGTTATTATCAGCTTTATTTCCGAAACTAATATGATAACTTATTACAAACTCAAACAAATCACTAATGGATCAGATCTCCTTgaagccaccagactccatcGACAGAGTCAGTTATTTGACATGATTGTGGTAAAACAAACTTCATTTAAAAGTCATCAAAAGCATATTTGATAGGCTTTCTAGTGCTCCAACATGCACCAACTCCGGACTGAAAGTTTGAAAGACAGGCTGATTAATTAAGaggtatattttttaaagcatccaCAGTAGCTGCTTCCCAAAGTTAACTATGCTTCCCCACATGTTTGTGACGTCAATCGCTTCacactggaaaaaaacaaagaataataTACTTGTCTGCTACCAATGGGAAAGAGTACATTCAAGCAGATTGcccacatttttaaaactcacaAATGggtgaaatgtaattataatgaTGGTGCCTCACATGTTTCATTCTACTGGCCAAGAAGTAATTCACATTTTCCTGTGTGTCCAGATCCTGACGGCCATTGTGAAGATCATGAAGGAGTGTTGGTACCAGAGCCCATCAGCCCGCCTCACTGCCCTGCGGGTGAGGAAGACGCTCTCCAAACTCGACCATGACAGTGACTTCAGCATTGAGAAACTCAAGCAGGACATCTAGTCCAGAAAGTCTGGAGTAAAAGGGGACAAACAATTGAAAACTCCTGTAGGGAAAATGCTATGCAATCCAACAGCACAAGGTGCATATCATTAGCATCATTTCAGGATAATGACTCACAGTCGCTGCATTATATTGAAACCATATGACTTTAAACAGTCATGTCTAGACTGGCTCCCCAGGCTATCCTTTGTGGCCTAATTTTCATCTGCCATTTCTCTGGTGCCTCAAACCAAAAGTGCGCAACAAGAAAAAATATTGGGacattttatattactttatCATATTCAgctaattaatcatttaaagcCGAATAATAAAAAACTAGAAATCATAGtctgtttcacacacattttattcataattgTCTAAATCCCCTCTGGGCAGGACACAGAGGGAAATCTGGTTTTGCACAATTACTTATCAGTTTATCAACAAAAGGAGGAGAATGTCATCGTGGACTTTCTCTGAAATACCTTCATATTGCACAAATGGGTTTTTCCATAGATGAtcaaagccaaaaaaaacataagGGCCTTGTTTAtgagaaatgaatgaaataaatgtaagtaaaaaaatacCTAAACACATGACCTGTTATACCGGTATCACATTTAACTTATATAAAATAAGCATTTATTATCTGCACAAGGGCACATTGAGCTATTTAGTTGTACATATTCTAACTGCATTGAAGCTGTTGCCTTCTTTCTCCTTTGGATTACTTCTTTTCTTTCTATTATTGAGAAATGAGACactttttatatacttttatacaaaaagaaaaacatacattactATTATCAGTAAATAAATTCACAAACAGATATGTAATATTGTATATGTTGAATAAAGGATTGTATTTTTCAACAGTTTACTTTTTACCAATTGATGTTTGCAATTCTCTCTTTGACCAGCAGGGGTCATCAGAAATCAGGGAAAGTAATATTGCTTacagaagatttttttttttttaaaggtaagtAATCACAACAACAAGCATATTTAACAAATGCTTTTGTCAGGGGAAAGTAGGAGActtattattttacacaaattatACATCATCTAGTTTTAAAACCCATTTGTCACCTGCATGAATTTCATTAAGATAAGATCTTTACATTTTCCCTCAGTCACACTAACCTCACATAATGAGATGCTAAgcttgaaaatataaataaattaatgtaaGACAAGCCTCAGACTGAATTTTTAATAAACATGGACACATGGgttaataaattatatttttgttgtgcATTGATCCTACAGAACTGCTCACAATGATGAAACCAACATAACCTTCTATTTTGTAATCGTTCAAGGATAATGCAAACAGCTGATTTATAGATCCTGtttaaaaaggggaacaaaGCAGTCATACTTAAAAAACAGAAACGCTTGTTCTTAAAATCCTAAGTATTCTGAATCACATTTGTGTACTCCTCACATGagtcacaaatatatttagtttcaaAAAGtcactttcagaaaaaaatacaatatttttaatAGGAATCAAAGCTGCCAAGAATCTTCCAAGGTTGGTAAAATAAGGTAATAAGTATCAGCTCCTTCATGTAATAACTGCATCAATGTTTTCTTATGTGttctcctcagtgtgtgtgtgtgtgtggggggggggggcgtgtgCGTGTTTACTGTCTGCTTGGTGGTTGAACAAACTCCAGAGAGATAATACTCCCAAAGCCCCAGTCTGTCTGGTCAGTCCGATGAAGAGCTGGTTATTTTTAACACTGCAGGGGGGGTTGTTCAAGTATCATAGAGGCCAAGCGCCCTGTCTATGAGGGCAGGAGCCCATCTCAGTTCTCCCTCTGTGTATCCTTTTTCACAGTGGGATCATTCCAACTGGCTCCGTAGAGACAGAGGGATTTGTTTAGCAGACACTGTTCGCTGAAGAAATGTGGAGATAAATTGGACAGGGCTGATAATGGACAGATGTTTCGCCATAGAGGACACTATGCAGACACTATTATGCTTGAGGATGGATCAGTGAAAGTGATAGCAAGAGTACGGGTCATAAAGCAGGAACAGATAAAGTCCCAAACGTATCTGATCCACCTCTTCCCTGGCTACAGCTGGGTGTGTAAGCGGGGTATGGACAGCTCTGGTCTCTGAGAACCCAGAACAGGTCTGGACCAATGGAGCTTTACTGGTCTTTACTGATTATTTTACAAGCTGTAACTTTCTCAAAATCGGATACAGCAGCTGATATGTGATCTGAGATAAACTGaaactgtaaagaaaaaatgtgGCAGGTCTTTTTTTATGCAAGCCAAATTGGTCTCAAAGATACAGTTGATGGAAGTACAGATTAGACAGCTGCACTGCCCTGAAGCTATAATCCCATAAGGGATTTGCTTGATGATTGATCAGTCACCGAATATGGATGGATATCCACATGTGTCATAGTTTGACTAATACTGGTGCTGCAAGGACAAATGCAGAAAGTCCCTCACTTACATCCATAATAAGAGAAAGGCTTTGTAGACAGTCACATTTACAATGGAtcagtttttcatttgcttAAGAGGAATATGTCACAGTGGACTTGAAATGTCTACTTTAAATGGGAGGCGTAGGCACTTTAAATTAGAGTCATGAGTTTGGTGACTGACTCTGTTTCATGTGTTctttgaaacacaaaaaaagaatttATGGAAAAATACAGAATTCATACATCATGTTCCTTTTGGCAtgatatgaaaaaaacaatgaagtgGAGAACAAGtcatcattaatgtttaaaaaaagaaaatgctgaatgaattcagattttttaatcCCTGACTACAAATGTTTACCATCAGATAATTGTCACTGTTTGACCTTCTTTACCATTAGAGTGAAATCTATTTATCTAgatttttcttctgttttaatCATCAAACCCATCATAAATGTCAGAGGCATTTGATTTTATAAGGAATATTTTCACACCACATAAGTCAAGAAGGCCACAATAAATCCAACCTCACTCCCAACTTACTTATCATTTCATAGATTGTTCTTCTGTTTTAATCATCAAACCCATCATAAATGTCAGAGGCATTTGATTTTATAAGGAATATTTTCAGGTCTTTCCTAAGGAGTTTAAATCCAAACAAGAttatttatccttttaaaaAGGGGAGATATACCTGAAGTTTTTGTTAATTTATGTTAAACATTTGTCAGTCGAAACCCACACAGATAATTTaaatttgacattaaaaaagagTCTGAAAACAGCATTACGGCCATTTTCCCACAATGGACCTTTCAATTAAATTCATAATGTTAAGATGTATTCTTTATTCACTCGAATGGTGCATACTCTTTGCTACTGCACACTGTTTTGATGATGTTAGACTGGAAGTTTGTAATCCATCCAACATTTAGTATTTACAACACACAGCCGTGACCTCGGTGGTGGCAGAAAGGGACACGCAGCGGGTAGCCCTCCCCTCCCCTTTAAACATGCGCGCACACCCCTTTAAACGCGTCACTCTCCGGGCTGGCTGGCTAGTGTTTGgcggtgtgtctgtgtgtgcggtCGGTCTGTGGCTGTGTTTCAGCTCTGCTTGTGTTGATAACGACACTCTTCGGACGCATTTCATCGCGGAGAGATGGGAATGTTGAAGAAATGGCTATAAGAGAAGTTGCCCTTACGCTGCTGGCCCTGTGCGGGTTTGTGGCCGTCGGTGATGGTAAGTTTGATCTGAGCACCTCTCCGGCTTTTGTCTCGATGTGTTTTCCCGGACTGGGCATCGCCTGTTGTCGCTCCTTGTCATGGCGCGTTGTGTCGGGGATTTGGCTAACCGTGCCAAGCTAGCGTCGACCTCAATACCACTGTTGCCCGATACAAAAGCCCcttaaaatgttggttttgtCTATTTTTGTATCGACTGGGAAAAATCGCTGGATTGGTATGGTCGTTATTGAACACAGAGCAAGTAACCACAACAACAATATGGTGGTGGTTTGTTTCGAGGCTAACGCATGCTAGCTCACTGGATAAGTTTAATAATGTtgttaattgtttttccttcgTGAACCAATCTACTAAATTAAACAATTGTATTAACGCAGTCTACTGTTGTGTAGTATATTGTACCTAGTCTACTGCTGAAGTTATGTTACTGTgctaacatatttacaaaacaatCTCCTGTTGGAGTGTGACCCTTTATCACTGTTTTGCATTGGTACAACACTCAGTGCTGATAAGGCATTAAACACATAAATGTGCTCAGGGGCAGTGTCGTCACATGTTTGCACTGGATGGAGCAGAATGGAGTCGCTGAATGAAGGCCTAACCTACTTTGTGcatgaaatgtgttattgagAGTAAACACTGGCAGCTCTTGCATTGGTGTCCATTTGTAAGGAGTGAAAAGGCTGCTTAGTGGCCTCCAGCAGAAAGTGAATGCTGGCATAGGGTGAGAACAGCCGTGCTTTCAGATACCCAGACAGAAGTCAGAGTTGAAGTCTGGGTTCATTGTGATGGAAATGTGGCAAGTGGGGTCTTTTGAGGCGCCAGTTATGGTACCCCTGTCTGCTCCGGCAGCTGAGACACAGTTCCACACGGGCATATGTTGTACTAAACTGGTTTCCACTGTGAAGCAGTCTACTCAGCTTTGAATAACTCCAAACACCATCGTTTCTATACCATGATTTCATATAAAACACTTTATAGAAATACGCATTTTGTGGCTTCTGTACAccatgctgtttgtttgtttgttttattgcaacATGTCCTATTATGGAGCAACTTACccagataaacattttaaaaaataactgtaGGATCAGAATAAATATCCTGACTGCATTGTCCCC
The Eleginops maclovinus isolate JMC-PN-2008 ecotype Puerto Natales chromosome 1, JC_Emac_rtc_rv5, whole genome shotgun sequence genome window above contains:
- the acvrl1 gene encoding serine/threonine-protein kinase receptor R3 isoform X2; protein product: MTSEMGSSAVLTVVLLGAFLWISAVHADEDGKHLCRCKNEKGTCVNGTCRGDYCFYSWLNNREDFGCFPKNYYREQCYAALERLYMSCCRGNYCNAYFTPPPMINGESENTSRPELWITLSLLLLITTASVCGLVLFLRFRRAHGRLKNLEDHDVTMLKVPNGDDPTYNDIFDEFCTSGSGTGLPYLVQRTMARQISLVQCVGKGRYGEVWRGTWMGESVAVKIFSSRDEQSWFRETEIYNTVQLRHDNILGFIASDMTSKNSSTQLWLVTHFHELGSLYDFLQYSSLEPESCLRMCLSVACGLVHLHTEIVSAQEKPAIAHRDLKSRNILVKRNGQCCIADLGLSVIHSQSHDYLDVGNNPRVGTKRYMAPEVLDETIRMDIFESYKQTDIWALGLVFWEISRRTIVNGIVEEYRPPFFDLVPVDPSFEEMKKVVCVDQQRPSLHNRLHSHPILTAIVKIMKECWYQSPSARLTALRVRKTLSKLDHDSDFSIEKLKQDI
- the acvrl1 gene encoding serine/threonine-protein kinase receptor R3 isoform X1, with amino-acid sequence MTSEMGSSAVLTVVLLGAFLWISAVHADEDGKHLCRCKNEKGTCVNGTCRGDYCFYSWLNNREDFGCFPKNYYREQCYAALERLYMSCCRGNYCNAYFTPPPMINGESENTSRPELWITLSLLLLITTASVCGLVLFLRFRRAHGRLKNLEDHDVTMLKVPNGDDPTYNSQDIFDEFCTSGSGTGLPYLVQRTMARQISLVQCVGKGRYGEVWRGTWMGESVAVKIFSSRDEQSWFRETEIYNTVQLRHDNILGFIASDMTSKNSSTQLWLVTHFHELGSLYDFLQYSSLEPESCLRMCLSVACGLVHLHTEIVSAQEKPAIAHRDLKSRNILVKRNGQCCIADLGLSVIHSQSHDYLDVGNNPRVGTKRYMAPEVLDETIRMDIFESYKQTDIWALGLVFWEISRRTIVNGIVEEYRPPFFDLVPVDPSFEEMKKVVCVDQQRPSLHNRLHSHPILTAIVKIMKECWYQSPSARLTALRVRKTLSKLDHDSDFSIEKLKQDI